CGCGAGAACCTTGTTCAACAAGTCCTGATCCGCTCCCGCCATGGCCTCGCTCGCCACGTAGGCCTCTATCTCGTTCACCCAATCGATCGTGTACTCCGGGTCTCCCGCGACCGCTGACAAGCGAGCCGTCAACCACAGCAAACGCAGTTTCAGCAGCGGGTCCTCAGACTCGCCAAGCACTGCCCGCTGGGCCCGCTCGTAAGCTTCGGCCACCCTGTTGACGCGACGCATCTCCCTCAGCGCCATCCACTGCACTCGCCAAACCATTTCCGAACCAGCAAGGGCGCGCAACCTAGCGCTGTCGATCGCCTCCAAAGCCAAGTCGAGCTGCCCCGCCCGCAAGCGAGAATAGACCAGCTGAAAAAACAAAGGACCGCCCTGCGACACCGTTGCCACGTTGGTCAAGGCCGTCGAATACGCCTCGGCGGCATTGCGGAAGTCCTCCCGCGTGTTCGACTGCAAGCCCGCACGCAGGTAACAATCGGCGATCAGGGCTGACAATCGGTAGTCCCGCTGCAGATCGATGAATTCCGTCCTCATCTGCTGGAGCCGATTGGCCGCCTTTCGGTACTGGTAGCGGTTCCACGCGGAGGATGCCTGCAAGGCCAGCATACCGCGACGATAGGGAGAACTCGGAAACCTCCGCTGCAACTCCGCCGCATCGTCTTCCGCGCCCAGGTACTCCTCGTCAAGAAAGCGGAACACAGCTCGATAGTACAAAGCTTGGTCGAGCAAGGCATGCTCCCGCTCCCGAGCGATCAGTCGATCCAGGATCGCCCGGATCTCGCTGCCCCCTACGCCATCCTCCAAGCGCGCCTGGCTGTAAGCTTGCTGCAAAGCGATACTCATCAAATCCGGAAACTCGTTCGCAGCGATCAAATCGCTCATAGCCTGGCGCCCCTCAACCCTGCCCAGGCCCGCCGCCATTACCGCCAGCAAGCGAAACTGGGCTCGCTCGCGAGCCATGCCCGCAGGAATGGCCGCAAGGTTCTCCCCGATCAGCTCGATCGCCGCGTCGCGATCCCCAGAGTCGTACAAGAGAACCGCCAACTGCTGCGCGTAAAGGAAACGAACCTCCCTGCCCTGATTCTCCAGCATGGCGTTCTGCAACTGGGGTATGGTCTGAGCCGAAGCGGTGCGCGACTCCAGCATGCTCCGGAACACGAGGTAACCGATCTGGGCGCCCAGCGCCGGCGACGCGCCCGCCGCTACGTTCTGGGCCGACTCGAACAATTCCGCCGCATCCTCCCTGCCCCCTTCCAAAAGCGTCACCCAGCCTCGCAGGAACCAAAACCACGCCGCATCGCCCACTCCCAAGCTTGAAGGCACGATAGTCGACAAGCTCTCAGCCGCCGCTTCGGTGTCACCTTCGGCGTAGGCGATCATCGCTTCCCTCAGGTCCACCCGCTGCTTAGGGTAACGCTCGCGAGACGCCAGCTCAGCCAAACGCGAACGCGCCTCCACCCATTGCGTTCGCGCCAAAAGAGAGTCCACGATCACCAGCTCGTTCGCGAAATCAACAGCCCCCTTTTCTTCCAAAGCCTTGGCCTTCACCGCAAGGGCATAGCTCAAATCGTACAATCCCGCCGCCAAGGCCCGATGAGCACTGCCCTTGAGCCAATACGTGTCGCTCAGGTTTCGGAGCTCCACCTCCTCGACCGCTTGCGTGAGGGGAACTTCCCTACTCACTGGGACGGCCGCTTCGTCCTGGGCAAACGCCGCTCCCCAAGCAAGCGCTCCCGCTAAGGCAACAACGAAAACTCTAGCTACTCTCCAAGGCATACAACGATCCCCTTGGTCAGCGCTCCGCTCCCCAGAGTTCCGGACCTCGCCCCCAAGACACTTCACAAGACGTAATCACCCGACTAAAAATCCGCTAGATATGGCGCGAGTCGGACTCGTCCTTGCTCGCGTAGCCGCTCTCCTGACGCTGGTGGTTTACCTTGTTCTTGGCCACATAGGCCTCGTAGACGTCGTCCGCCGACATCCCCAGCGTCTGAGCCATCGAGATCAAGAAATGAAAGAGGTCGATCACCTCCACGCGAGCGTTCTGCTTGTCAAAAGTCTGGTATTTCGCCCACCACTTCCAAGGCACCGAGTCGATAAGCTCAGCCATCTCCTGCTGCATCGCCCGAGAGTAGTTGAGCACCCACTTCGCCTGCTCCTCCTCGTCGATGTCCTTGAGGTTCACGCCGATACGCGCGTTGAGCTCTTCTTGCATTTCGAAAATCCGCTGAAGCTTATCCATAAGTTCCGCTAGCTAGCCCGAGCTCCTCCCCCCACGCAAGGCCCAAGGCGTTTAAGTTTGAACTTTTCAAATCAATAGTAAAGTACCTCTCCCGCGGTATAAACAGGACCCCAGCCGACGACTCGCCCGGTCCACCGCAACTCTCACTGCGAGTCGCACGCTCAGTCGATGACTAAATCCCGACTGACCAATGAGTAACAACATGTCACAAACAGAAGAAAACAACACTCCGTCCAAGCAGCCGGAGGCTACCAACGATGCCGTCGCGGAATTCGCAGACGAACTCCATATCGTTGATGCGATGAAGCCCGCCGCTGCTCCTACGTCGGACAACAAGCCGTTGCGATACGGCACCCGCAAAAAGAAGGCCGGCGAGACCGGACCTAACGTCAAAGACCTCAGCTCTGTCAGTAGCTTCGAAGAAGAAGAGGAGATCGAAATGGACGACCTCCCCATCCGCGCCACCGCGCCGGAGGAACTGATCGACAAGAGACCAGCCCCGAGCGAACCACGCGAAGAGTCCGGCGAACGCCGCCCTCGCCGCAACGATCGCTCGCGCGGAGAACGTCGCGAACGAAAGCCTCGCGAACGCTCCCCGAAAAAAGACACGGAGCAAGCCGCCGCTTCAGCAGAAGCGCCAGCCACGGAAGAGAGCGACCGTCCCGAACGATTCGGAAACGTCAAGCCCGCTTCCAACGCAACTCGCGAAGTCAAGGTGGACGAGTTCCGCCCCTCCCGCGACGGACGCTCCAACAGCAAACGCGAGCGCAAGCCACGCTCCGCGGCAGACTCCAGCCCGAAGGCACCCGCCAAGAAAAAGGGCCTCCTCTCCAAAATCGTCTCGTTTTTCACCGGCGGCGACAAGGAAGAGGAAAAGAAGGAGCAAGAACGCAGCAACCGCGGCGGCAATCGCCAGCGCGGCGGTCGCGGACGCCGCGGACCAAACAATCGCCAAGATGGCGAAGGTGGAGAGGGCGGACAACGCCGTCGCCGCCGCCCACGCAACCGCAAGCCACGCCAAGACGGCGAAGGCGGAGAGCGTGGCGAACGCCAGAACCGCGAAGGCGGGGAAGGTGGCGGACAACGTCGTCGCCGTCGCCCCCGTCGCCCTCGCCGCGAAGGAAGCAATCCCAATGGCGATGCAGATGCTCGAGAGATCGGACGTCGCGCTCGCGAAGAAAGCGAAGCCTCCAAGAAATAAGGGACCGGCCAAACTTTTAACACTCAGCCCTGCAGCTCACATGCTGCAGGGCTTTTTCATGCGCCGAGCAAATCGCTCTTCACTTTTCACACCGTCTCGTCACCGTGTTCCCGGAGCGTCGCTTCATTCTCTACACATCAAGACTTCCCAATGCCCGAACCCACCGATACCGGCGTCGACTACTTTGCCAGCGCCCTTTCCAACCAACTCAATACCCAGACCGAGTCCCTGCTCCGCCCGCCCTCCTTCGACGAGTTCGTGGGCCAGAAGAAAACCGTCGAACGCCTGAAGATCATGGCTGGCGCCGCCAAGAAACGCGGCGAAGCCCTCAACCACATCCTCCTCTCCGGCCCTCCCGGCCTGGGCAAAACCTCCCTCTCCTTCATCCTCGGCGCCGAGATGGGCCGCAACGTGCGCATCACCTCGGGCCCTGTCGTGGAAAAAGCCGGCGACCTCGCCGGCATGCTGACGAACCTCGAAGAAGGCGACATCCTCTTTATCGACGAGATCCACCGCATTCCCAAGACTGTCGAAGAGTACCTCTACTCGGCCATGGAGGACTACTGCATCGACATCATGATCGACCAAGGGCCCAACGCCCGCTCTGTCCGCCTAAACATCCCCCGCTTCACCCTCGTCGGCGCCACAACCCGCAACGGCTTGCTCACCGCTCCGCTACGCTCTCGCTTCACCCTGCAAACCCGCCTCGACTACTACGGCCCCGAGGACCTTCTCAAAATCGTCACCCGCACCTGCCACCTCCTGAAGGTACCCGTCGAGCGAGACGGTGGACTTGAGATCGCCCGACGCGCCCGCGGCACTCCTCGCATCGCCAACAACCTCGTCAACTTCGTGCGCGACTACGCCGAGGAAAAAGGCAACGGCACCATCACCAAAGCCAGCGCCCAAGCCGCGCTCGAGCTCCTAGAGATCGACGCCCGCGGACTCGACGAGATGGACAAGCGCATCCTCCGCGTCATGGCTACGACCTACAAAAGCCGCCCCGTCGGCCTCGCCACCCTCGCCGTAGCGGTCGGAGAAGAGAGCCACACGCTCGAAGAAGTCCACGAGCCCTACCTCATCCAAAGTGGACTGGTGCAACGCACCGCCCAAGGCCGCATCATCACCCCCGAGGGCCTCGCCGCCATTGGGCTAGATGCGGCGACAGCTTGAACGAAATCCGCTCAAAGCTTCAGTTCCCAAAAGCCCGAACGACATTGGCCAGAACCGCAGCCCGCTTCTCGTCACTTGAGTAGGCAATTCCAGTCTGCGCCCTAGCCCATCCCGACCACACCCGCTCGCGCGTATCGGCATCGAAAGCCTCTACAATGACGTAGAATCCAGGCACCCGCTGATTCTCCCATGCCTCGGAGGACCTGCTGTCGTCATATTTCTCGTCCGGCGGAGCTTCGTATCCAGGAAACGGATCCCCCATGCTCTTCGCGAGTCGACTGTACGAGAAGCCAAGCCCCTCCGAAGCGTTGCCTTGCGGGAGCCCCGCCCTGCCCGTCGCCGCCCGGACTCCCACAAAAAAATCAGCCGAGCCCTCGTCCACAAATCGATACCCCTTCGACTCGAATGCGCCGCGGAGGACAGCCAGAGAGAAGTCATCCCGACCCAATATGTCCCAGGCGACTTGGTCCGTTTCCGGGTGGGGTATCGGCAAAAGAGCAAAGGTTTCGTACCGCGTAGCCTCAAAAGCCGGATCGAAGTCACGGTTGTAGATAACCGAAGAGCACGAAACCAGGAAAACTGGCAGCACTGCAGATAATAGCCGCGGGGTAATCATAGCAAAGTCTGGGTTCCAAAGGGCGAAACCAGACTACCATCCGCGCCACGCCCACTGCAACGACATACTCGAGACGCCAAGCGCCCATGCGAGAGCACGAAAAAGCCCGCTCCCGTTAAAGCGGGAACGGGCTGATTACAAAGATTCGAGCAGCCCTCTACGCCAAGGCCTTCTTGATGCGAGCCATTGCCTCCACGATCTTTTCGCGGGAATTGAACGCGCTGATGCGGATATGGCCTTCGCCACAAGTTCCGAACCCAGCGCCTGGCGTACAAACAACGCCTGCTTCATTCAGCAACAGATCGAAGAATTCCCACGAGGGACGCTTCGCATTGATCCAAATGTAAGGGGAGTCCTCCCCACCGATACAATCGAAGCCGAGGTCTTGCATCGCCGCCTTCACGATCTTGGCGTTCTCAAGGTAGAAGTCGGTCAAAGCCTTCACTTCCGCCGCGCCTTCTTCGGAGTAGACGGCCTCCGCAGCCTTTTGCACCGGGTAGGAAACGCCGTTAAACTTGGTGCAATGGCGGCGGTTCCAAAGAGCGTGAACGCTGTGCTCGTTGCCCGCGGCATCTTGTGCCTTAAGGTTCTTCGGTATCACCGTGTAGGCGCAACGCGTTCCCGTGAATCCTGCATTTTTGGAGAAACTGCGAAACTCGATCGCTACATCGCGAGCGCCTTCGATTTCGTAGATGCTTTGCGGCAAGGACTCGTCGCGAATGAAAGCCACATAGGCAGCGTCAAAGAGAATAATCGCTCCGCACTCCTTAGCGTAGTCAACCCATGCCTTGAGCTGCTCCTTAGTAGCAGTCGCGCCGGTCGGGTTGTTGGGGAAACAGAGGTAAATCAAGTCGACCTTTTCCTCCGGAACCGAAGGAACGTATCCATTCTCTGGAGTCGAGTCGAGATACACGAACCCTTGATAGCGACCATCCACGTTCTTGCCTGTACGACCCGCCATCACGTTGGTGTCGACGTAGACCGGGTAGACGGGGTCCGGGACGGCAATCTTGATGTCGTCGCCAAATATCTCCTGGATGTTGCCGCTGTCACACTTGGCGCCGTCGCTCACGAAGACCTCGCTCGCGTCAACGTTGGCTCCACGCGCCTGGAAATCGTTCTTGGCAATCGCTTCACGCAGGAAGGCGTAACCTTGCTCCGGACCGTAGCCATGGAACGCTTCGCGGGTTCCTTGGTCGTCGATCGCCGCATGGAAAGCCTTTTGGCAAGCCTGAGGGAGGGGCTCGGTAACGTCCCCGATTCCGAGGCGGATAATAGGTTTTTCAGGATTCGCTTCCTGGTATGCAGACACGCGCTTGGCGATGTCGGAGAAAAGGTAGGAAGCCTTGAGCTTCAGGTAGTTTTCGTTGATGCGGATCATGGTGTCTATTTCGCCGACGAAGCAGCCATAGCCCGTCTCCAGAGTCAACAGAATCGCTTCCCTCCCCTATGCCAAAGCTCAAAAAGTCCCAGATCTGAACCGCCCGAGCTCACGCTCCTCCACGCTCCGGAACCGCAAACGAGCCGGCCAAAGGAAGGCCGGCTCTC
The Pelagicoccus enzymogenes DNA segment above includes these coding regions:
- a CDS encoding dUTPase, which translates into the protein MDKLQRIFEMQEELNARIGVNLKDIDEEEQAKWVLNYSRAMQQEMAELIDSVPWKWWAKYQTFDKQNARVEVIDLFHFLISMAQTLGMSADDVYEAYVAKNKVNHQRQESGYASKDESDSRHI
- a CDS encoding tetratricopeptide repeat protein is translated as MPWRVARVFVVALAGALAWGAAFAQDEAAVPVSREVPLTQAVEEVELRNLSDTYWLKGSAHRALAAGLYDLSYALAVKAKALEEKGAVDFANELVIVDSLLARTQWVEARSRLAELASRERYPKQRVDLREAMIAYAEGDTEAAAESLSTIVPSSLGVGDAAWFWFLRGWVTLLEGGREDAAELFESAQNVAAGASPALGAQIGYLVFRSMLESRTASAQTIPQLQNAMLENQGREVRFLYAQQLAVLLYDSGDRDAAIELIGENLAAIPAGMARERAQFRLLAVMAAGLGRVEGRQAMSDLIAANEFPDLMSIALQQAYSQARLEDGVGGSEIRAILDRLIAREREHALLDQALYYRAVFRFLDEEYLGAEDDAAELQRRFPSSPYRRGMLALQASSAWNRYQYRKAANRLQQMRTEFIDLQRDYRLSALIADCYLRAGLQSNTREDFRNAAEAYSTALTNVATVSQGGPLFFQLVYSRLRAGQLDLALEAIDSARLRALAGSEMVWRVQWMALREMRRVNRVAEAYERAQRAVLGESEDPLLKLRLLWLTARLSAVAGDPEYTIDWVNEIEAYVASEAMAGADQDLLNKVLASSLLSLSESHFALEEPEEAVALLERLRRDYAGYESALLSYISQARYLSNVNRTVEAQQLLVSLADEYPQHRLAPVALFEAALNAEQRGQDTYLDEATKLLQRIASDYPESDIVYQARLMQADLLRRLNKFGSAEQIYYLLENEYADHRYRYLAQMSMADTLLAQAEEDPRKFDGAVSRLELLMDLPEAPLDLRVEAGYKLGQAWRSRGEALKAKQLFWLIYDQMLVEALGIRKLGNKGRYWVSRCLFGLAELAKEEGKVDEANSFYLKVIEHRLNGVDLARARLEILEAERPVPLPN
- the ruvB gene encoding Holliday junction branch migration DNA helicase RuvB produces the protein MPEPTDTGVDYFASALSNQLNTQTESLLRPPSFDEFVGQKKTVERLKIMAGAAKKRGEALNHILLSGPPGLGKTSLSFILGAEMGRNVRITSGPVVEKAGDLAGMLTNLEEGDILFIDEIHRIPKTVEEYLYSAMEDYCIDIMIDQGPNARSVRLNIPRFTLVGATTRNGLLTAPLRSRFTLQTRLDYYGPEDLLKIVTRTCHLLKVPVERDGGLEIARRARGTPRIANNLVNFVRDYAEEKGNGTITKASAQAALELLEIDARGLDEMDKRILRVMATTYKSRPVGLATLAVAVGEESHTLEEVHEPYLIQSGLVQRTAQGRIITPEGLAAIGLDAATA
- a CDS encoding DUF4136 domain-containing protein codes for the protein MITPRLLSAVLPVFLVSCSSVIYNRDFDPAFEATRYETFALLPIPHPETDQVAWDILGRDDFSLAVLRGAFESKGYRFVDEGSADFFVGVRAATGRAGLPQGNASEGLGFSYSRLAKSMGDPFPGYEAPPDEKYDDSRSSEAWENQRVPGFYVIVEAFDADTRERVWSGWARAQTGIAYSSDEKRAAVLANVVRAFGN
- a CDS encoding LL-diaminopimelate aminotransferase — protein: MIRINENYLKLKASYLFSDIAKRVSAYQEANPEKPIIRLGIGDVTEPLPQACQKAFHAAIDDQGTREAFHGYGPEQGYAFLREAIAKNDFQARGANVDASEVFVSDGAKCDSGNIQEIFGDDIKIAVPDPVYPVYVDTNVMAGRTGKNVDGRYQGFVYLDSTPENGYVPSVPEEKVDLIYLCFPNNPTGATATKEQLKAWVDYAKECGAIILFDAAYVAFIRDESLPQSIYEIEGARDVAIEFRSFSKNAGFTGTRCAYTVIPKNLKAQDAAGNEHSVHALWNRRHCTKFNGVSYPVQKAAEAVYSEEGAAEVKALTDFYLENAKIVKAAMQDLGFDCIGGEDSPYIWINAKRPSWEFFDLLLNEAGVVCTPGAGFGTCGEGHIRISAFNSREKIVEAMARIKKALA